TTGAAGCCGCCGAAATTGCAAAGTTCACCTCCGAAGAAAAGGAACAATACGAACAAAGTTTAAAATCGTATCGAGACCTCAAAAATGTGATTGATACCGCTTTTGTTGAGGGAGAAACAAAAGGGAAGATCGAAGGAAAAATCGAAGGGAAGATCGAAATTGCCAAACGATTAAAATCAATGGGATTTACCATTGAGCAAATACAGGAAGCGACAGACCTGTCTAAAGAAGAAGTTGAACAACTTTAACCGTCACCAACACGGCATCAATGCCTAAAAAAGTAAAGAAATGGCAGTCAAAGAAAGATATATCAATCCCTTTACGGATTTTGGATTCAAAAAACTGTTCGGAACGGAACTGAATAAAGACTTATTAATTGATTTTCTGAATGAGGTTATTCTGCCCAAAAAAAAGTAAATTGACGAAGACTTTGATGTAAGTATTAAACTTATAGTATAAATTAAGCAAGACAACAAGTGATAACAGCTCAATAACGATTAACAAGATTCGGAAACAAGTAAAAACAAAAAGAACAAGGAGCCGAGTAATATGTAGAAAATTAAACACAATATAACATTTCTGTATTGATAGAAATCACAAACTCAGATAAAAACAAAAGAAATAAAAACTCCTCTCCGTTTTCTTGTAAAGGTCAAAAACGATAAACGAATTATTTTACTGCAATGGATTTATTTTTTATCATTGACGTGGCTGGCACAGTGGCTTTTAGCATTTCAGGTGTTATGGCAGCTATTGAAAAAAAGCTGGATATTTTGGGTGTTTTTATAATAGCTTTCATAGCTGCATTAGGCGGAGGAACCTTGCGAGATGTTTTGATAGGAAATGTCCCTGTCAATTGGATGCGTGATATGACTCCAGTATTTGTTGTTTTCACCTCTACTGTATTAGCCTTTTTATTCACAAATGCGTTAAGTAATTGGCATAAACTACTCATCTTATTTGACACTTTAGGTTTAGGATTTTTTACCATTGTTGGTGTTAAAATAGGTCTTAATAACAATATAGATCCATTAGTTTGTCTTATTTTAGGAACGATTACTGCGACCTTTGGAGGCGTCATTAGAGATATTTCTTTAAATAATATTCCCTTGTTATTTGAGCGAGAAGTGTATGCAACAGCTTGTATTATAGGAGGAATAATATATCTATGATTAATCCATCTTTCACTACCTTACACTGTAGTAGAATGGTTCAGTATTTTGACGATTGTAGCCATAAGATTTTTAGCCATTCGGAATAATTGGCAGCTTCCTAAAATAGGATAATGACTCCCCAATTGGCATAATGCACTAATGTTGAAAACCCATAGGCTCAAAACAGAGCAGCCAAAATCTAATGTCATTACGATTTTAGAAAAGCCAAAAGGTAAGGAGGTTTTTTTTGTTTATTCAAAAATTGGTAGCGAATAACTTCTCCTTTTTCCGTGGGTAAAGTAGCCAAAAAATGTTCTACTGATTGAGACTCTATTTCTCCACCATTGTGTCCTGGATACACCACCACCGTCAGTATCCCGCCACGTCTTAGCAGTAGAATAGCTTGTTCTAATGCTTTCAATGTCTTTTCTGCTAAGGTAATAATGGTTTTATCACTACCCGGAAGATAACCCAAATTAAACATAATTGCCCCCACTTTTCCAAGAAAGTCTTCGCCCAATTTTTCCAACATTTTTGTATGGCTTTCCAAAAAGAACACATAATTTTCCGCTTCAGGAAAACTGCCTTGGATTTTCTCGGTTGACAGATTGACCGCCCTTGCTTGAACATCAAATCCCCAAAGAAAGCCCGTTTCCCCAACAATGCGGTAAAGAAAATGTGCATCATGACCATTCCCTAAGGTTGCATCTATCGCCATTTCGCCCGATTTCAGGGTTTGCAGGATTAAACTTTGTGCAAAGTCTAAAATTCTTGGCAATAGGGGATGGGTATTTTCCATAGTTTGCTTTTTGTTATTTGAACAATGTAACCCTTTCAAGCCCAAAAATTGAATAAATTCTCTACAATGTTAGACCCAATCTCACTCCCACTCCCCAACGCCATAGA
This genomic stretch from Rhodothermia bacterium harbors:
- a CDS encoding Rpn family recombination-promoting nuclease/putative transposase, translating into EAAEIAKFTSEEKEQYEQSLKSYRDLKNVIDTAFVEGETKGKIEGKIEGKIEIAKRLKSMGFTIEQIQEATDLSKEEVEQL
- a CDS encoding class I SAM-dependent methyltransferase — protein: MENTHPLLPRILDFAQSLILQTLKSGEMAIDATLGNGHDAHFLYRIVGETGFLWGFDVQARAVNLSTEKIQGSFPEAENYVFFLESHTKMLEKLGEDFLGKVGAIMFNLGYLPGSDKTIITLAEKTLKALEQAILLLRRGGILTVVVYPGHNGGEIESQSVEHFLATLPTEKGEVIRYQFLNKQKKPPYLLAFLKS